A single Phragmites australis chromosome 4, lpPhrAust1.1, whole genome shotgun sequence DNA region contains:
- the LOC133914424 gene encoding calcium uniporter protein 2, mitochondrial-like, translating to MAFHRTMARCLWAGKNGAASAGAIPKPPAPIPPARRPLPAVDDCPTLAFLRPRPATVGYSTASVPLPAHCFPALPVGDQLFYRLQLDGLMPPVSTITRPPEEMGVTVEQPRKVAKAAEMEVARTRLRSNAQSVVSGSEFAALCVDIAGGVEGGGRLARALDESGVVIVLGDAVFLRPDMVARAIGSILRARQVAPRAGDEHEARKRELEAMEARKAVIDAEAGAQVRRELWCGLGILAAQTLGFMRLTFWELSWDVMEPVCFYVTSLYFMSGYAFFMRTATEPSFEGFFRSRFASRQRRLMRARRFDVDRYKALREGEGSCCAVQSDRDVSRHVQYK from the exons ATGGCATTCCACCGAACAATGGCACGGTGCCTATGGGCGGGAAAGAACGGGGCCGCCAGCGCCGGGGCCATTCCCAAGCCTCCAGCCCCCATCCCCCCTGCACGGCGGCCGCTGCCGGCCGTGGACGACTGCCCCACGCTCGCATTTCTGCGGCCCCGCCCGGCCACCGTCGGGTACTCCACCGCGTCCGTCCCGCTCCCGGCGCACTGCTTCCCCGCCCTTCCCGTCGGGGACCAGCTGTTTTACCGCCTCCAGCTCGACGGGCTTATGCCGCCTGTGAGCACAATAACGCGGCCGCCTGAGGAGATGGGCGTGACGGTGGAGCAGCCGAGGAAGGTGGCAAAGGCGGCGGAGATGGAGGTGGCGAGGACGAGGTTGAGGTCCAACGCCCAGAGCGTCGTATCCGGGTCGGAGTTCGCAGCGCTCTGCGTCGACATTGCTGGCGGCGTCGAGGGCGGCGGCAGGCTGGCCCGGGCGCTGGACGAGTCCGGCGTCGTCATCGTCCTCGGCGACGCCGTCTTCCTCCGCCCCGACATG GTAGCGAGAGCGATCGGGAGCATTCTCCGGGCGAGACAGGTGGCGCCGCGCGCAGGAGACGAACACGAGGCGCGCAAGCGAGAGCTGGAGGCGATGGAGGCGCGGAAGGCGGTCATCGACGCGGAGGCGGGCGCGCAGGTGCGGCGCGAGCTGTGGTGCGGGCTGGGCATCCTGGCGGCGCAGACGCTGGGCTTCATGCGGCTCACCTTCTGGGAGCTGTCGTGGGACGTGATGGAGCCCGTGTGCTTCTACGTCACGTCGCTCTACTTCATGTCCGGCTACGCCTTCTTCATGCGCACGGCCACGGAGCCGTCCTTCGAGGGCTTCTTCCGGAGCCGCTTCGCGTCGAGGCAGCGCCGGCTCATGCGGGCGCGCCGGTTCGACGTCGACCGGTACAAAGCTCtgagggagggggagggatCCTGTTGTGCCGTGCAAAGCGACCGCGACGTGTCTCGGCACGTGCAATACAAGTAA